In Labilithrix sp., a single genomic region encodes these proteins:
- the ade gene encoding adenine deaminase, with translation MFSCAFVEGDLAIADGVVVGTAPGLKGKREIDARGAHVVPGFIDAHVHLESSLLVPESFQRAVLPKGTTTAVCDPHELANVLGVPGIQFFLDAAARIRGGLRDLRERVPCDSHGLDLRVMVSSCVPATEFETNGGGTLDAAALAPLLGHAQALGLAEVMNVPGVLSGDPLVIDKLVAFDGRPLDGHAPLVTGRALSAYACAGITSCHESSELGEAQEKLRNGIAVWIREGSVAKDLDALAPLLTLATSTSVGFCTDDRNPLDIAHEGHLDFLIRGAIRKGVAPEVAYRAASWSVARHYGLAGPARGGERIGAIAPGFRADLVVLDDAATCAIRDVLVGGRFAGELDLPSPAVSTPPNTVRAAIPEEVDLVGPAGMVHVIGVRAGRILTDRQVAPSDGAGIRRLSVLERYGKGGKPANGYVHGFGEIDGAIGSSVGHDSHNLVVVGKEPRDMRVALASLAEVGGGFVVVQGGNVIARLPLPLGGLMSLAEPATIARSLQELRAASAAIGCFLPEPFLQLAFLSLPVIPSLKLTDRGLMDVDAFRLIDVRAA, from the coding sequence GTGTTCTCGTGCGCGTTCGTGGAGGGGGACCTCGCGATCGCGGATGGGGTCGTCGTCGGGACGGCGCCGGGGCTGAAAGGGAAGCGCGAGATCGACGCGCGCGGGGCGCACGTCGTGCCTGGGTTCATCGACGCGCACGTCCACCTCGAGAGCTCGCTCCTCGTACCGGAGAGCTTTCAGCGCGCGGTGCTGCCGAAGGGCACGACGACCGCGGTCTGCGATCCGCACGAGCTCGCGAACGTGCTCGGCGTCCCCGGCATCCAGTTCTTCCTCGACGCCGCCGCGCGCATCCGCGGCGGGCTGCGCGACCTTCGGGAGCGCGTGCCGTGTGATTCACACGGCCTCGACCTCCGCGTGATGGTCAGCTCGTGCGTCCCCGCGACCGAGTTCGAGACCAACGGCGGGGGCACGCTCGACGCCGCCGCGCTCGCGCCGCTCCTCGGGCACGCGCAGGCGCTCGGGCTCGCGGAGGTCATGAACGTCCCCGGCGTCCTCTCCGGCGACCCGCTCGTGATCGACAAGCTCGTCGCCTTCGACGGGCGCCCGCTCGACGGGCACGCGCCGCTCGTCACCGGGCGCGCGCTCTCCGCCTATGCGTGCGCCGGCATCACCTCGTGCCACGAGAGCTCCGAGCTCGGTGAGGCGCAAGAGAAGCTTCGGAACGGCATCGCGGTGTGGATCCGCGAGGGCAGCGTCGCGAAGGACCTCGACGCGCTCGCGCCGCTCCTCACCCTCGCGACGTCGACCAGCGTCGGGTTCTGCACCGACGATCGGAACCCGCTCGACATCGCCCACGAAGGGCACCTCGACTTCCTGATCCGCGGCGCGATCCGGAAGGGCGTCGCGCCCGAGGTCGCGTACCGCGCGGCGTCGTGGTCGGTCGCGCGTCACTACGGCCTCGCCGGGCCGGCGCGTGGGGGCGAGCGCATCGGCGCGATCGCGCCGGGCTTCCGCGCCGACCTCGTCGTCCTCGACGACGCGGCGACGTGCGCGATCCGCGACGTGCTCGTCGGCGGGCGCTTCGCCGGCGAGCTCGATCTCCCCTCCCCCGCCGTGAGCACCCCGCCCAACACCGTCCGCGCGGCGATCCCGGAGGAGGTGGACCTGGTCGGACCGGCGGGGATGGTCCACGTCATCGGGGTACGGGCAGGGCGCATCTTGACCGACCGGCAGGTCGCGCCGAGCGACGGCGCCGGGATCCGCCGGCTCTCGGTGCTGGAGCGGTACGGCAAGGGAGGCAAGCCGGCGAACGGGTATGTCCACGGGTTCGGCGAGATCGACGGAGCGATTGGTTCCAGCGTAGGACACGATTCCCACAACCTGGTCGTCGTCGGAAAAGAGCCGCGTGACATGCGGGTGGCCCTTGCGTCGCTGGCCGAGGTTGGCGGAGGATTCGTGGTGGTCCAGGGGGGCAACGTGATCGCGCGGCTGCCATTGCCGCTCGGAGGTTTGATGTCGCTCGCAGAACCCGCCACGATTGCGCGTTCACTCCAGGAGCTTCGCGCGGCCAGCGCCGCGATCGGATGCTTCTTGCCGGAGCCGTTCTTGCAGCTCGCGTTCCTCTCTCTCCCCGTCATCCCCAGCCTCAAGCTCACCGACCGTGGCTTGATGGACGTGGACGCCTTCCGGCTGATCGACGTCCGCGCGGCGTGA
- a CDS encoding TlpA family protein disulfide reductase, whose translation MASRRTLLIALLLLVSGCAATAAPAARPATLPQASLRALDRGGQDLASALGGRPALLALWATWCDACQKERPDLEKLDAWSKEHGGVVVSVAVGEPVDKVKTFATEHRVPYAVLVDEDFQLADALGEKRVPATLVVDKSGRIVHTAGALDERSVAEFRRLVGAAPVP comes from the coding sequence GTGGCAAGCCGGCGCACGCTTCTGATCGCTCTCCTCCTCTTAGTCTCCGGCTGCGCAGCGACCGCCGCCCCTGCCGCGCGCCCGGCGACGCTGCCGCAGGCGAGCCTCCGCGCGCTCGATCGTGGAGGTCAGGACCTCGCGAGCGCGCTCGGCGGGAGGCCGGCGCTCCTCGCGCTCTGGGCGACGTGGTGCGACGCATGTCAGAAGGAGCGCCCCGACCTCGAGAAGCTCGACGCCTGGTCGAAGGAGCACGGCGGCGTCGTCGTCAGCGTCGCCGTCGGCGAGCCCGTCGACAAGGTGAAGACGTTCGCGACCGAGCACCGCGTGCCCTACGCCGTCCTCGTCGACGAGGACTTCCAGCTCGCCGACGCGCTCGGAGAGAAGCGCGTCCCCGCCACCCTGGTCGTCGACAAGAGTGGCCGCATCGTCCACACCGCCGGCGCGCTGGACGAACGGTCCGTCGCCGAATTCCGCCGCCTCGTCGGTGCGGCACCGGTGCCGTAG
- a CDS encoding alpha/beta fold hydrolase — protein sequence MSDDGFEHRTIDAGEVRLHVAEARPANAGDDTPLVVFLHGFPEFWWSWRHQLTALRDAGYWAVAPDMRGYGGSDKPWEVGAYEIERLAGDVAGLIRALGREKAFVVGHDWGAVVAWAFAMEHPDLLDRLAILNVPHPLQMLKGLRTLRQLMKSWYMFFFQLPKVPELSIAARDHELLRKTFAADGVPSDEIERYVEAFRVPGVARSSVNYYRAAIRRVVTGRTPKMRPIDRPTLVVWGDRDRFLGKELAEPPPRFVPNARTVHIPEATHWVQRDAPARVNELLLEHFGDQGSSR from the coding sequence ATGAGCGACGACGGGTTCGAGCATCGGACGATCGACGCGGGCGAGGTCCGCCTCCACGTCGCGGAGGCGCGCCCGGCGAACGCGGGCGACGACACGCCGCTCGTCGTCTTCCTCCACGGCTTCCCCGAGTTCTGGTGGTCGTGGCGCCATCAGCTCACGGCGCTGCGCGACGCCGGGTACTGGGCGGTCGCCCCCGACATGCGCGGCTACGGCGGCTCGGACAAACCGTGGGAGGTCGGCGCCTACGAGATCGAGCGCCTCGCCGGCGACGTCGCGGGGCTCATCCGCGCGCTCGGCCGCGAGAAGGCCTTCGTCGTCGGCCACGACTGGGGCGCCGTCGTCGCGTGGGCGTTCGCGATGGAGCACCCGGACCTGCTCGATCGCCTCGCGATCCTGAACGTGCCGCACCCGCTCCAGATGCTGAAGGGCCTCCGCACGCTGCGGCAGCTGATGAAGAGCTGGTACATGTTCTTCTTCCAGCTCCCGAAGGTGCCCGAGCTCTCGATCGCGGCGCGGGACCACGAGCTCTTGCGCAAGACGTTCGCGGCCGACGGCGTCCCCTCCGACGAGATCGAGCGGTACGTCGAGGCGTTCCGCGTCCCGGGCGTCGCGCGCTCCTCGGTGAACTACTACCGCGCCGCGATCCGGCGCGTCGTCACCGGCCGCACGCCGAAGATGCGTCCGATCGATCGCCCGACGCTCGTCGTCTGGGGCGATCGCGATCGCTTCCTCGGCAAGGAGCTCGCGGAGCCGCCGCCGCGCTTCGTACCGAACGCGCGCACGGTCCACATCCCCGAGGCGACGCACTGGGTCCAGCGCGACGCCCCCGCGCGCGTGAACGAGCTACTCCTCGAGCACTTCGGCGATCAGGGATCGAGCCGGTAG
- a CDS encoding PAS domain-containing protein, producing the protein MKIGSTEHAWALEAIARMDDALLVVDEDARPVYTNPAADRMGVRDLEPDPSRWTDRYGIFRADERTPFPAEDFPLLRALQGEDSRDVPMFVRAGRPNGVHLLLSSTALRGADGRIRGAAVLFRDVTQQRRRDAQLREAEGQRKAILDNIPDIAWLKDKEGRFVLVNQRLAEAAGRTKVEDVIGLTDFDIWPRELAEGYVADDNEVMQTGKHKFVEEEFENLATNQRYWIETVKTRILDDHGNVLGTTGIAHDITARKLAHIELEQRVHERTQELREAQQNLVRQERLAILGQLAGGVAHQIRNPLAAILNATYVLKRHLVAPQHSNVDDAIRIIHDEVRHANIIITGLLDYARVRTPDRHPASIVELLERLLAADWIPPNVRVVCQLPTDDPVTRDVDADQLTGALSNLVRNGVEAMPNGGELRVSLSTDPAGAVSIIVADDGTGISPQVRAHLFEPLHSSKPSGIGLGLVTARRFIEAHGGTITLRDASRGASFEVRLPAP; encoded by the coding sequence GTGAAGATCGGGAGCACCGAGCACGCCTGGGCGCTCGAGGCCATCGCGCGCATGGACGACGCCCTCCTCGTCGTCGACGAAGACGCGCGGCCCGTGTACACGAACCCCGCCGCGGACCGCATGGGCGTGCGCGACCTCGAGCCCGATCCGTCGCGCTGGACCGATCGCTACGGCATCTTCCGCGCCGACGAGCGCACCCCCTTCCCCGCCGAGGACTTCCCGCTCCTCCGCGCGCTGCAGGGCGAAGACTCGCGCGACGTGCCGATGTTCGTGCGCGCGGGGCGCCCGAACGGCGTCCACTTGCTCCTGAGCAGCACCGCGCTCCGCGGCGCGGACGGCCGCATCCGCGGGGCGGCGGTCCTCTTCCGCGACGTGACGCAGCAGCGCCGCCGCGACGCGCAGCTCCGCGAGGCGGAGGGGCAGCGCAAGGCGATCCTCGACAACATCCCCGACATCGCGTGGCTCAAGGACAAGGAGGGCCGCTTCGTCCTCGTCAACCAGCGGCTCGCGGAGGCGGCCGGGCGGACGAAGGTGGAGGACGTGATCGGGCTCACCGACTTCGACATCTGGCCGCGCGAGCTCGCGGAGGGCTACGTCGCCGACGACAACGAGGTCATGCAGACCGGGAAGCACAAGTTCGTCGAGGAGGAGTTCGAGAACCTCGCGACGAACCAGCGCTACTGGATCGAGACGGTCAAGACCCGCATCCTCGACGACCACGGCAACGTCCTCGGCACGACCGGCATCGCGCACGACATCACCGCGCGCAAGCTCGCGCACATCGAGCTCGAGCAACGCGTGCACGAGCGCACGCAGGAGCTCCGCGAGGCGCAGCAGAACCTCGTCCGCCAGGAGCGCCTCGCGATCCTCGGTCAGCTCGCGGGCGGCGTCGCGCACCAGATCAGGAACCCGCTCGCCGCGATCTTGAACGCGACCTACGTCCTGAAGCGCCACCTCGTCGCGCCGCAGCACTCGAACGTCGACGACGCGATCCGCATCATCCACGACGAGGTCCGGCACGCGAACATCATCATCACCGGGCTCCTCGACTACGCGCGCGTGCGCACCCCCGATCGGCACCCCGCCTCGATCGTCGAGCTGCTCGAGCGCCTCCTCGCCGCGGACTGGATCCCGCCGAACGTGCGCGTCGTCTGCCAGCTGCCGACCGACGATCCGGTGACGCGCGACGTCGACGCCGACCAGCTGACCGGCGCGCTGTCGAACCTCGTTCGCAACGGCGTCGAGGCGATGCCGAACGGCGGCGAGCTCCGCGTCTCGCTCTCGACCGATCCCGCGGGCGCGGTCTCGATCATCGTCGCCGACGACGGCACCGGCATCAGCCCGCAGGTGCGCGCCCACCTCTTCGAGCCGCTCCACAGCTCGAAGCCGAGCGGCATCGGCCTCGGCCTCGTCACCGCCCGCCGCTTCATCGAGGCCCACGGCGGGACGATCACGCTCCGCGACGCTTCCCGCGGCGCCTCGTTCGAGGTACGGCTCCCGGCGCCGTGA
- a CDS encoding DUF434 domain-containing protein, whose translation MADDTNAFDDAAIERLRLAAEEVAWLTGRGYPLADVGAFVATHHRLRKEKQIVTGDADTLDACAAWFNLSGPIVQALPGAKVVRLQ comes from the coding sequence GTGGCGGACGACACGAACGCCTTCGACGACGCCGCGATCGAGCGCCTCCGCCTCGCGGCGGAAGAGGTCGCGTGGCTGACCGGCCGCGGCTATCCGCTCGCGGACGTCGGCGCGTTCGTCGCGACGCACCATCGGCTCCGCAAGGAGAAGCAGATCGTCACCGGCGACGCCGACACCCTCGACGCCTGCGCGGCGTGGTTCAACCTGAGCGGCCCGATCGTGCAAGCGCTGCCCGGCGCGAAGGTCGTGCGCCTGCAGTGA
- a CDS encoding cytochrome ubiquinol oxidase subunit I, with amino-acid sequence MTALTAHRLHFAFTVVYHYLFPQLTMGLALVIVIFKVLALRGNPLAADAARFWARVFGLTFVMGVVTGIPLEFQIGAGWSRFAQATGGVIGQTLAMEGVFAFFLESSFLYLFLFGEKKMSPRLHLVAACLVMSGSWLSGWFIIVTNAFMQHPVGHAVRPDGVIALDSLGTYLSNPWAVVQYLHTMTGAVVTGSFVVAAAGAYYTLQKQHLEHARLFLKVGIRVAVVASIMMAMPTGDLHARLLVKHQPVTFAAMEGHFHTEDGAALALIGQPDMDKLDLDNPIMIPKVLSFMTHQRWDARIEGLTSFDRDQWPDNVPLLYYAYHSMVGLGTIFIALMTLAAGLTWKDRLLHPRARPVLWCLMMAAPLPFIANTAGWMTAELGRQPWLVYGLMRTADGYSNKVSAGNALFTLLGFMGVYALLSLLFVYVAYRIFADGPAAKAKKEAA; translated from the coding sequence ATGACCGCCCTGACGGCGCACCGCCTGCACTTCGCCTTCACGGTCGTCTACCACTACCTGTTCCCGCAGCTCACGATGGGGCTCGCCCTCGTCATCGTGATCTTCAAGGTCCTCGCCCTGCGCGGGAACCCCCTCGCCGCCGACGCGGCGCGGTTCTGGGCCCGCGTCTTCGGGCTCACCTTCGTCATGGGCGTCGTCACCGGGATCCCGCTCGAGTTCCAGATCGGCGCCGGCTGGTCCCGCTTCGCCCAGGCGACCGGCGGCGTCATCGGCCAGACCCTCGCGATGGAAGGCGTCTTCGCGTTCTTCCTCGAGTCCTCGTTCCTCTACTTGTTCCTCTTCGGCGAGAAGAAGATGTCGCCGCGGCTCCACCTCGTCGCGGCGTGCCTCGTCATGTCGGGGTCGTGGCTCTCGGGCTGGTTCATCATCGTCACGAACGCGTTCATGCAGCACCCGGTCGGCCACGCCGTGCGCCCCGACGGCGTCATCGCGCTCGACTCGCTCGGCACCTACTTGAGCAACCCGTGGGCGGTGGTGCAGTACCTGCACACGATGACGGGCGCGGTCGTCACCGGCTCCTTCGTCGTCGCCGCCGCCGGCGCGTATTACACGCTCCAGAAGCAGCACCTCGAGCACGCGCGGCTCTTCCTCAAGGTCGGGATCCGCGTCGCCGTCGTCGCGAGCATCATGATGGCGATGCCCACCGGCGACCTCCACGCCCGCCTGCTCGTGAAGCACCAGCCCGTCACGTTCGCGGCGATGGAGGGCCACTTCCACACCGAGGACGGCGCCGCCCTCGCGCTCATCGGCCAGCCCGACATGGACAAGCTCGACCTCGACAACCCGATCATGATCCCGAAGGTGCTCTCGTTCATGACGCACCAGCGCTGGGACGCGCGGATCGAAGGGCTCACCTCGTTCGACCGCGATCAGTGGCCCGACAACGTGCCCCTCCTCTACTACGCGTACCACTCGATGGTCGGCCTCGGGACGATCTTCATCGCGCTGATGACGCTCGCGGCGGGGCTCACCTGGAAGGACCGCCTCCTCCATCCCCGCGCGCGGCCCGTGCTCTGGTGCCTGATGATGGCGGCGCCGCTCCCGTTCATCGCGAACACCGCGGGCTGGATGACGGCGGAGCTCGGGCGCCAGCCGTGGCTCGTCTACGGCCTGATGCGCACCGCGGACGGCTACTCGAACAAGGTGTCGGCCGGGAACGCGCTCTTCACCTTGCTCGGGTTCATGGGCGTGTACGCGCTGCTCTCGCTCCTCTTCGTCTACGTCGCGTACCGCATCTTCGCCGACGGCCCGGCGGCGAAGGCGAAGAAGGAGGCAGCGTGA
- a CDS encoding histidine phosphatase family protein → MGTRHVLLVRHGQYDVDSGGSLTELGREQAAVTGKWIAQNLGALRVSAIYSSTLPRAKETADIIAPNVTRRAVKRAALLREGMYSKVKGYDVPASEREEDRARADLAWARFFKTTRADRFEILVCHGNLIRYLVCHALEVPGARWTRMNSNHCALTRVLVRDTGAVRVVSYNETAHLPSRLIT, encoded by the coding sequence TTGGGAACACGCCACGTCCTGCTCGTTCGACACGGACAGTACGACGTCGACAGCGGCGGCTCGCTCACCGAGCTCGGACGCGAGCAGGCCGCGGTCACCGGGAAGTGGATCGCGCAGAACCTCGGCGCGCTGCGGGTGAGCGCGATCTACTCGAGCACGCTCCCGCGCGCGAAGGAGACGGCGGACATCATCGCGCCGAACGTCACCCGTCGCGCGGTGAAGCGCGCCGCGCTCCTACGCGAGGGCATGTACTCGAAGGTCAAGGGCTACGACGTGCCGGCGTCGGAGCGGGAGGAGGACCGCGCGCGGGCCGACCTCGCCTGGGCGCGCTTCTTCAAGACGACGCGCGCCGACCGCTTCGAGATCCTGGTCTGTCACGGCAACCTGATCCGTTACCTGGTCTGCCACGCGCTCGAGGTCCCCGGCGCCCGCTGGACGCGCATGAACAGCAACCACTGTGCGCTCACACGGGTCCTCGTACGCGACACCGGCGCCGTGCGCGTCGTGTCGTACAACGAGACCGCGCACCTCCCTTCGCGCCTCATCACGTGA
- the cydB gene encoding cytochrome d ubiquinol oxidase subunit II has translation MIQDLWFFLTCATFAAYVVLDGYDLGAGIVSPFVAKTDHEKHEVLKTILPFWDGNEVYLITGGATLYLAFPRLFPAFVSGFYLPVMIVLWLLALRGVAIEMRHKLDQPLWNELWDGGFFFASTLLVLFFGAAIGNVVRGVSVDENGDFFAPLWTDLGVGDDVGILDWYTLLVGAAAIAVIARHGALRLAVRAEDESVAERARAVAAKLLAPAAVLPAVATFATFRIQPNVIAGLAARPWTAVFGLLAAGGTALSARLAGENAYRASSATLIGLFGCACVGVYPYGLVARIASRSVLAADAAAEPYGLTIGLAWWLPGMALVVAYSTYAHRRFFARKRVASAAE, from the coding sequence GTGATCCAGGACCTCTGGTTCTTCCTCACGTGCGCGACCTTCGCCGCGTACGTCGTGCTCGACGGCTACGACCTCGGCGCCGGCATCGTCTCGCCGTTCGTCGCGAAGACGGATCACGAGAAGCACGAGGTGCTGAAGACGATCCTGCCGTTCTGGGACGGCAACGAGGTCTACCTCATCACCGGCGGCGCCACGCTCTACCTCGCCTTCCCGCGCCTCTTCCCCGCGTTCGTGAGCGGCTTCTACCTCCCGGTCATGATCGTGCTCTGGCTCCTCGCCCTCCGCGGCGTCGCGATCGAGATGCGGCACAAGCTCGATCAGCCGCTCTGGAACGAGCTCTGGGACGGCGGCTTCTTCTTCGCGTCGACGCTGCTCGTCTTGTTCTTCGGCGCCGCGATCGGCAACGTCGTGCGCGGCGTCTCGGTCGACGAGAACGGCGACTTCTTCGCGCCGCTCTGGACCGACCTCGGCGTCGGCGACGACGTCGGCATCCTCGACTGGTACACGCTCCTCGTCGGCGCGGCGGCGATCGCCGTCATCGCGCGGCACGGCGCGCTCCGCCTCGCGGTCCGCGCCGAGGACGAGAGCGTGGCCGAGCGCGCCCGCGCCGTCGCGGCGAAGCTCCTCGCCCCCGCCGCCGTCCTGCCCGCGGTCGCGACCTTCGCGACGTTCCGCATCCAGCCCAACGTGATCGCCGGCCTCGCCGCGCGCCCGTGGACGGCCGTCTTCGGGCTCCTCGCCGCCGGCGGCACCGCGCTCTCGGCGCGGCTCGCGGGCGAGAACGCCTACCGCGCGTCGTCGGCCACGCTGATCGGGCTCTTCGGCTGCGCGTGCGTCGGCGTGTACCCCTACGGGCTCGTCGCGCGGATCGCGTCGCGGAGCGTGCTCGCCGCCGACGCGGCCGCCGAGCCGTACGGCCTCACGATCGGCCTCGCGTGGTGGCTCCCCGGCATGGCGCTCGTCGTCGCGTACTCGACGTACGCACACCGCCGCTTCTTCGCGCGCAAACGTGTAGCATCGGCGGCGGAGTGA
- a CDS encoding NAD(P)H-dependent oxidoreductase, protein MAVVYHSVGGRTRALAEHVAAGARAIAGAEVDLLAVEDAHLHLVSRADAIVFGCPTYMGSASAAFKAFMDGTSAIWAVQGWRDKIAGAFTHSAAPSGDKLGTLVQLAVFAAQHGMIWVGLGLPPAYASSDAAPTDTNRLGSHLGAMAQSRPGGGAVPESDLRTAEVLGRRIAEAARRWGPNAALRSERHPAAQAWAFPPADRPAPPPGIARANLRELVARPARFEHHLVVCASIGPAQLEVTAASEPLYFAHINLSDEVVVALPTGDDLVDRFPLRTFLARPNDGVDAGRYNHKNGDAVLHPEGWLHWPGRLRPPYAPFDFPPGMRRTGLSVVYCASAPTKGRPHVTEAPPGRAEDVKAYVEPSPPMSLSDLRTAGRVATIGSTRLDLVVRPDAIAPPRGGFVVVLEADAASAFACDLLRIAPGARLDGAGIVRALVLSSDDVEPDPVPPSWHEVPPPPFPPFEEGAPGALPFVRDGLRVEDGGDVARVTIGGAAAEVPRYWLARMLYRVALHGLRLGWVETYGGLYTDDRGDALRIGLRAGAAPLVVPRAEALRFVEELYRAVAPAGYVERLR, encoded by the coding sequence ATCGCGGTCGTCTACCACTCGGTCGGCGGCCGCACGCGCGCGCTCGCCGAGCACGTCGCGGCGGGCGCACGCGCGATCGCCGGCGCCGAGGTCGACCTCCTCGCGGTCGAGGACGCGCACCTGCACCTCGTCTCGCGCGCGGACGCGATCGTCTTCGGCTGCCCGACGTACATGGGCAGCGCGTCCGCCGCCTTCAAGGCGTTCATGGACGGGACGAGCGCGATCTGGGCGGTGCAAGGCTGGCGCGACAAGATCGCGGGCGCGTTCACGCACTCCGCCGCGCCGAGCGGCGACAAGCTCGGCACGCTCGTGCAGCTCGCCGTGTTCGCCGCGCAGCACGGCATGATCTGGGTCGGCCTCGGGCTGCCGCCGGCGTACGCGAGCAGCGACGCGGCCCCGACCGACACGAACCGCCTCGGCAGCCACCTCGGCGCGATGGCGCAGTCGCGCCCCGGCGGCGGCGCGGTGCCGGAGAGCGATCTCCGCACCGCGGAGGTCCTCGGCCGCCGTATCGCCGAGGCCGCGCGGCGCTGGGGACCCAACGCCGCGCTCCGAAGCGAGCGCCATCCCGCGGCGCAGGCGTGGGCGTTTCCGCCGGCCGATCGCCCCGCGCCTCCGCCCGGGATCGCGCGCGCCAACCTCCGTGAGCTCGTCGCGCGACCGGCGCGGTTCGAGCATCACCTCGTGGTGTGCGCGTCGATCGGCCCGGCCCAGCTCGAGGTCACGGCCGCCTCCGAGCCCCTGTATTTTGCACACATCAACCTGTCGGACGAGGTCGTGGTCGCGCTGCCGACGGGCGACGATCTCGTCGACCGCTTCCCGCTCCGCACCTTCCTCGCGCGGCCGAACGACGGCGTCGACGCCGGTCGCTACAACCACAAGAACGGCGACGCGGTGCTCCATCCGGAGGGGTGGCTCCACTGGCCGGGGCGCCTCCGCCCGCCGTACGCGCCGTTCGACTTCCCGCCCGGGATGCGGCGGACCGGGCTCTCGGTCGTGTACTGCGCGTCGGCTCCGACCAAGGGCCGCCCGCACGTGACCGAGGCGCCGCCGGGACGCGCGGAGGACGTGAAGGCCTACGTCGAGCCGTCGCCGCCGATGAGCCTCTCCGACCTGCGCACGGCCGGACGCGTCGCGACGATCGGGAGCACGCGCCTCGATCTCGTCGTGCGGCCCGACGCGATCGCGCCGCCGCGCGGCGGCTTCGTCGTCGTGCTCGAGGCCGACGCCGCGTCGGCGTTCGCGTGCGATCTGCTTCGCATCGCGCCCGGTGCGCGGCTCGACGGCGCCGGGATCGTGCGCGCGCTCGTGCTCTCGAGCGACGACGTCGAGCCCGATCCGGTCCCTCCTTCATGGCACGAGGTGCCGCCGCCTCCCTTCCCGCCGTTCGAGGAGGGCGCGCCCGGCGCGCTCCCGTTCGTGCGCGACGGGCTCCGCGTCGAAGACGGCGGCGACGTGGCGCGCGTCACGATCGGCGGCGCCGCCGCGGAGGTGCCGCGCTACTGGCTCGCGCGGATGCTCTACCGCGTCGCGCTCCACGGCCTCCGCCTCGGCTGGGTCGAGACGTACGGCGGGCTCTACACCGACGATCGCGGCGACGCGCTCCGGATCGGGCTCCGCGCGGGCGCGGCGCCGCTCGTCGTCCCTCGGGCCGAGGCGCTCCGCTTCGTCGAGGAGCTCTATCGCGCGGTCGCGCCGGCGGGTTACGTCGAGCGGCTCCGCTGA
- a CDS encoding metallophosphoesterase, whose product MRLLAVSDLHVRQPQNRRFVEEMAPSRGDWLILGGDLGESEADLKFVFEALAPRFARLVWVPGNHELWSLDPAEPRGEERYERLVALARRYDVLTPEDDYAPWPEDPRLVVAPLFLLYDYSFRPDDVADPIAWAAEEGIKCADEIYLRPDPYPSRAAWCAARCDRTEARLAALSPDTSTVLVNHFPLRQAHAHLPLVPRFSIWCGTRRTEDWHRRFRARAVVFGHLHIRQERVVDGVTFHEVSLGYRRQWNEEHPARYVRQVWPPVD is encoded by the coding sequence GTGCGCCTCCTCGCCGTCAGCGATCTTCACGTCCGCCAGCCGCAGAACCGTCGCTTCGTGGAGGAGATGGCCCCTTCGCGCGGGGATTGGCTGATCCTGGGCGGCGATCTCGGGGAGTCGGAGGCCGATCTGAAATTCGTCTTCGAGGCCCTCGCTCCGCGCTTCGCGCGCCTCGTCTGGGTCCCCGGAAACCACGAGCTCTGGAGCCTCGACCCCGCCGAGCCGCGCGGCGAGGAGCGCTACGAGCGCCTCGTCGCGCTCGCGCGTCGCTACGACGTGCTCACGCCGGAGGACGACTACGCGCCCTGGCCCGAGGACCCGCGCCTCGTCGTCGCGCCGCTGTTCCTCCTCTACGACTACTCGTTCCGCCCCGACGACGTCGCCGATCCGATCGCGTGGGCGGCGGAGGAGGGCATCAAGTGCGCGGACGAGATCTACCTCCGGCCCGATCCGTACCCGTCGCGCGCGGCGTGGTGCGCGGCGCGCTGCGACCGCACCGAGGCGCGGCTCGCGGCGCTCTCGCCGGACACGAGCACCGTCCTCGTGAACCACTTCCCGCTCCGCCAGGCCCACGCGCACCTCCCGCTCGTCCCGCGCTTCTCGATCTGGTGCGGGACGCGGCGGACCGAGGACTGGCACCGGCGGTTCCGCGCGCGCGCGGTCGTCTTCGGGCACCTCCACATCCGGCAGGAGCGCGTCGTCGACGGCGTCACCTTCCACGAGGTGTCGCTCGGCTACCGGCGGCAGTGGAACGAAGAGCACCCCGCGCGCTACGTGCGCCAGGTGTGGCCGCCGGTCGATTAG